Proteins from a single region of Ziziphus jujuba cultivar Dongzao chromosome 1, ASM3175591v1:
- the LOC107414307 gene encoding tyrosine decarboxylase yields the protein MGSLNFDHPPEFFPNESPLDPNEFRRQGHIIVDFIADYYENIEKYPVLSQVEPGYLGKRLPKNAPDYPEPIETILQDVQDHIVPGLTHWQSPNFFAYFPANGSIAGFIGEMLATGFNVVGFNWVASPAASELESIVMDWLGQLLCLPNSFLFSGGGGGVIQGTTCDAILCTLVAARDQMLRRIGRENIGKLVVYCSDQTHSAFQKASQIAGIHPRNFRAIKASISTSFALSPESLRSTICSDLQDGLIPLYLCATVGTTSTAVVDPLEPLCNVTKDYGIWVHIDAAYAGSACICPEFRHFLDGVEGASSFSFNAHKWLFTMLDCCCLWVKDPNALIKSLSTNPEFLRNNATDSKQVVDYKDWQIALSRRFRAMKLWLVLRSYGVEKLRNLLRSHVQMAERFEELLATDKRFEIVVPRIFSLVCFRVSPSAISTELLKHENNINEINKKLLESINASGSMHITHTVVDGMFMLRFAVGATLTEEKHIIMASKVVKEHADAILTF from the coding sequence ATGGGTAGCCTTAATTTCGATCATCCGCCAGAATTCTTTCCAAACGAAAGTCCTCTAGATCCCAACGAGTTTAGGAGACAAGGCCACATTATAGTGGACTTCATTGCCGATTATTATGAAAACATTGAGAAATACCCTGTCCTAAGCCAGGTTGAACCTGGTTATCTTGGAAAGCGATTACCAAAAAATGCCCCTGATTATCCTGAGCCCATTGAAACCATCCTCCAAGATGTCCAGGATCATATTGTCCCTGGTCTAACACATTGGCAAAGTCCCAATTTCTTCGCGTACTTCCCTGCTAATGGTAGCATTGCAGGGTTTATTGGGGAAATGCTGGCCACCGGATTCAATGTGGTGGGCTTTAACTGGGTTGCATCACCAGCTGCAAGTGAGCTGGAGAGCATAGTCATGGACTGGCTTGGACAATTGCTTTGCCTTCcaaactcttttcttttctctggcGGCGGTGGCGGGGTGATCCAAGGAACTACTTGCGATGCTATCTTGTGCACTCTAGTTGCCGCGAGGGACCAAATGCTGAGAAGAATCGGGAGAGAGAATATTGGAAAGCTAGTGGTTTATTGCTCAGACCAAACCCACAGTGCGTTTCAGAAAGCTTCCCAGATTGCCGGAATTCATCCGAGGAACTTTCGTGCCATCAAGGCCTCAATATCAACATCATTTGCTCTCTCCCCTGAATCGCTACGTTCAACAATCTGTTCAGATTTACAAGATGGCCTAATTCCATTATATCTATGTGCCACCGTGGGGACAACTTCAACGGCTGTTGTTGATCCACTTGAACCTCTATGCAATGTGACAAAAGACTACGGAATATGGGTTCATATTGATGCTGCATATGCTGGAAGTGCATGCATTTGCCCAGAGTTTCGCCATTTTTTGGACGGAGTTGAAGGTGCTAGCTCGTTCAGTTTCAACGCACATAAATGGCTCTTCACCATGCTTGATTGCTGTTGCCTTTGGGTAAAAGACCCAAACGCCCTGATCAAATCACTTTCGACAAACCCTGAGTTCTTGAGAAACAACGCCACTGATTCAAAACAAGTGGTGGACTACAAAGACTGGCAAATAGCATTAAGCCGGAGGTTTCGAGCCATGAAACTATGGCTTGTGCTCAGAAGCTACGGCGTGGAGAAACTCAGGAACTTACTTCGAAGCCATGTTCAAATGGCCGAGCGATTTGAAGAGCTTCTTGCCACCGATAAGAGGTTTGAGATTGTGGTTCCCAGAATCTTTTCCTTGGTCTGTTTTAGGGTTTCCCCATCAGCAATTAGCACAGAGTTGTTGAAACatgaaaacaacataaatgagatTAACAAGAAGTTGTTGGAGTCTATTAATGCATCAGGGAGTATGCACATCACACATACGGTAGTTGATGGCATGTTTATGTTGAGATTTGCTGTTGGTGCAACCCTAACTGAGGAAAAACACATCATCATGGCTTCAAAGGTGGTTAAAGAGCATGCAGATGCCATCTTAACTTTTTGA